The proteins below come from a single Pedobacter aquae genomic window:
- a CDS encoding SdpI family protein, giving the protein MKRIFYYTHKLLAPSLFAISLLLIINSFITDEPFSKLGLVVAILTLIWIGKKQMELSLKMTSRKLADGKRDHLATTENNLEWNFNSNNKQTTKVDIPKKSHDINFNHLALKQDTNHKKLTKNYPKQFHKHGIEVAQLESNDSYSIANKAIFPN; this is encoded by the coding sequence ATGAAAAGAATATTCTACTACACCCACAAACTACTTGCTCCTTCCCTATTTGCTATATCTCTTTTATTAATCATTAACAGTTTTATAACTGATGAACCTTTTAGCAAACTGGGTTTGGTTGTAGCGATTCTTACATTAATATGGATAGGAAAAAAGCAAATGGAATTGAGCCTAAAAATGACCAGTAGGAAACTAGCTGATGGTAAGAGAGATCATCTAGCAACTACAGAAAACAATTTAGAATGGAACTTTAATAGTAATAACAAACAGACAACAAAAGTTGATATCCCTAAAAAAAGTCATGATATAAACTTTAATCATTTGGCTTTAAAGCAAGATACAAACCATAAAAAGCTCACAAAAAATTACCCTAAACAATTTCATAAACATGGTATTGAAGTAGCCCAGTTAGAAAGTAACGATAGCTATAGCATTGCCAACAAAGCAATTTTCCCTAATTAA
- a CDS encoding sodium-dependent bicarbonate transport family permease produces MDLHLLIDNLTNPALLFFILGIVAVRLKSDLAIPDQTSKFISLYLLFSIGFKGGQELAHSEFSMSIIYAIIFGMCTATIIPVYTFFILKKKLSVYNAGAIAAAYGSVSAVTFVTAVSFLEIQNIGFNGHMVAVMALMEAPAIIIGVILIRIFVKNDASKEQQSLKQIIKHSFTNGSVLLILGSLIIGLLASDEQAMGIKPFTTDIFKGFLAIFLLDMGIVSGRKLQDFLKSGKFTILFATVIPLVNGLIVAYLSRIITQEPGDRFIMAVLAASASYIAVPAAMKIAVPKANPGIFIPMALAVTFPVNITIGMPAYLAVVLCS; encoded by the coding sequence ATGGATCTTCATCTTTTAATTGACAACTTAACAAACCCTGCTCTTTTATTTTTTATTCTTGGAATTGTAGCTGTAAGACTTAAAAGTGATTTAGCTATACCAGACCAAACATCAAAATTCATTTCTCTTTATTTATTATTCTCTATTGGTTTTAAAGGCGGACAAGAATTAGCGCATAGCGAGTTTTCCATGTCTATTATTTACGCTATCATCTTCGGGATGTGTACAGCCACCATTATCCCGGTTTATACTTTCTTTATCCTCAAGAAAAAGCTCTCTGTTTATAATGCTGGAGCTATAGCTGCCGCTTATGGCTCTGTAAGTGCAGTTACTTTTGTTACAGCAGTTTCTTTTTTAGAAATCCAAAACATAGGCTTTAATGGCCATATGGTTGCTGTAATGGCATTAATGGAAGCGCCTGCCATCATCATTGGGGTAATTTTAATTAGAATTTTTGTTAAAAACGATGCTTCAAAAGAACAACAAAGCTTAAAACAAATTATTAAGCACTCCTTTACCAATGGTAGCGTACTACTTATTTTAGGAAGCTTAATCATTGGGCTTTTAGCTAGCGATGAACAAGCTATGGGCATTAAACCTTTCACTACTGACATTTTTAAAGGTTTCCTTGCGATATTTTTATTAGATATGGGTATTGTAAGCGGTAGAAAGCTTCAAGACTTCTTAAAAAGCGGTAAATTCACTATTCTTTTTGCTACGGTTATTCCGCTTGTAAATGGACTTATTGTAGCTTATCTAAGCAGAATCATCACGCAAGAACCTGGCGATAGGTTTATTATGGCTGTTTTAGCAGCTAGCGCTTCTTATATAGCCGTACCAGCTGCCATGAAAATTGCAGTACCCAAAGCAAATCCCGGTATTTTTATTCCAATGGCCTTAGCCGTAACTTTTCCTGTAAATATCACCATAGGAATGCCTGCTTATTTAGCGGTAGTCTTATGTAGTTGA